The following coding sequences are from one Scylla paramamosain isolate STU-SP2022 unplaced genomic scaffold, ASM3559412v1 Contig48, whole genome shotgun sequence window:
- the LOC135098168 gene encoding protein lin-54 homolog isoform X7 has product MPALPVQTVTKVIISSQAGGDMSNIGNQQVHLITSQSGNTAASPAKLTLQQAQHVGFLPSSKPQGQSPNKIVVQRMNYIRLVSPGVGGGGGGGSATLIRPTPPTNKPIAPAASQPIKIKAMPIAPNQTRNKQRVIIPVSGSGSSNVSGGMPQTNLTLPASALPPGVLSNTQPGSVVMIPAHYMSQLQSNTTSNSTIQASNQIPPGTIIPHTTKPQPSRTIIDANGIRPRKPCNCTKSQCLKLYCDCFANGEFCNNCNCANCFNNLNHKEDRQKAIKTCLDRNPQAFRPKIGKGGSDNEIMSFGEENSSRKERF; this is encoded by the exons ATGCCTGCCTTGCCTGTGCAGACGGTGACCAAGGTGATCATCAGCAGTCAGGCTGGCGGGGACATGAGCAACATTGGGAACCAGCAGGTGCACCTCATCACCAGCCAGAGTGGTAATACTGCAGCCTCCCCTGCCAAGCTGACCTTGCAGCAGGCACAGCATGTGGGTTTCTTGCCATCCTCCAAGCCACAGGGCCAATCTCCAAACAAG ATTGTTGTGCAGCGG ATGAACTATATTCGACTAGTGAGTCCTGGagttggtg gaggaggaggaggaggcagcgccACACTCATACGCCCAACACCTCCCACCAACAAGCCCATTGCTCCTGCTGCCTCTCAGCCCATCAAAATTAAGGCTATGCCCATTGCTCCCAATCAGACC AGGAACAAGCAGCGCGTGATCATCCCAGTGTCCGGCTCAGGCTCGTCCAATGTGTCGGGTGGGATGCCTCAGACCAACCTGACCCTCCCAGCCTCTGCCCTGCCCCCAGGAGTCCTTTCCAACACCCAGCCAGGTTCAGTGGTTATGATCCCAGCTCACTACATGTCACAG CTTCAGTCAAACACTACAAGCAACAGCACAATTCAAGCATCAAACCAGATTCCTCCAGGAACCATCATCCCACACACCACAAAGCCACAGCCTTCTCGCACAATCATTGATGCAAATGGGATCAGACCAAGAAAACCTTGCAACTGTACAAAGAGCCAGTGTCTTAAATT aTACTGTGATTGCTTTGCAAATGGAGAATTTTGCAACAACTGTAATTGTGCAAACTGTTTCAACAATTTAAATCATAAGGAGGATAGACAGAAAGCAATCAAGACATGTTTGGATAGAAATCCCCAAGCTTTCCGGCCAAAGATTGGCAAAGGTGGAAGCGATAATGAAATAATGTCATTTGGGGAAGAAAAttcaagcagaaaagaaagattctAG
- the LOC135098168 gene encoding protein lin-54 homolog isoform X5 — protein MSNIGNQQVHLITSQSGNTAASPAKLTLQQAQHVGFLPSSKPQGQSPNKIVVQRVSMGGVSPVKSPNKLVPVSSKSPTKIAPAPPSTQQMNYIRLVSPGVGGGGGGGGGGSATLIRPTPPTNKPIAPAASQPIKIKAMPIAPNQTRNKQRVIIPVSGSGSSNVSGGMPQTNLTLPASALPPGVLSNTQPGSVVMIPAHYMSQLQSNTTSNSTIQASNQIPPGTIIPHTTKPQPSRTIIDANGIRPRKPCNCTKSQCLKLYCDCFANGEFCNNCNCANCFNNLNHKEDRQKAIKTCLDRNPQAFRPKIGKGGSDNEIMSFGEENSSRKERF, from the exons ATGAGCAACATTGGGAACCAGCAGGTGCACCTCATCACCAGCCAGAGTGGTAATACTGCAGCCTCCCCTGCCAAGCTGACCTTGCAGCAGGCACAGCATGTGGGTTTCTTGCCATCCTCCAAGCCACAGGGCCAATCTCCAAACAAG ATTGTTGTGCAGCGGGTGAGTATGGGTGGAGTGTCCCCTGTGAAGAGTCCCAATAAGTTGGTCCCTGTGTCCTCCAAGTCACCCACCAAAATTGCCCCAGCCCCTCCTTCCACACAGCAG ATGAACTATATTCGACTAGTGAGTCCTGGagttggtg gaggaggaggaggaggaggaggaggcagcgccACACTCATACGCCCAACACCTCCCACCAACAAGCCCATTGCTCCTGCTGCCTCTCAGCCCATCAAAATTAAGGCTATGCCCATTGCTCCCAATCAGACC AGGAACAAGCAGCGCGTGATCATCCCAGTGTCCGGCTCAGGCTCGTCCAATGTGTCGGGTGGGATGCCTCAGACCAACCTGACCCTCCCAGCCTCTGCCCTGCCCCCAGGAGTCCTTTCCAACACCCAGCCAGGTTCAGTGGTTATGATCCCAGCTCACTACATGTCACAG CTTCAGTCAAACACTACAAGCAACAGCACAATTCAAGCATCAAACCAGATTCCTCCAGGAACCATCATCCCACACACCACAAAGCCACAGCCTTCTCGCACAATCATTGATGCAAATGGGATCAGACCAAGAAAACCTTGCAACTGTACAAAGAGCCAGTGTCTTAAATT aTACTGTGATTGCTTTGCAAATGGAGAATTTTGCAACAACTGTAATTGTGCAAACTGTTTCAACAATTTAAATCATAAGGAGGATAGACAGAAAGCAATCAAGACATGTTTGGATAGAAATCCCCAAGCTTTCCGGCCAAAGATTGGCAAAGGTGGAAGCGATAATGAAATAATGTCATTTGGGGAAGAAAAttcaagcagaaaagaaagattctAG
- the LOC135098168 gene encoding protein lin-54 homolog isoform X4 yields the protein MPALPVQTVTKVIISSQAGGDMSNIGNQQVHLITSQSGNTAASPAKLTLQQAQHVGFLPSSKPQGQSPNKIVVQRVSMGGVSPVKSPNKLVPVSSKSPTKIAPAPPSTQQMNYIRLVSPGVGGGGGGGSATLIRPTPPTNKPIAPAASQPIKIKAMPIAPNQTRNKQRVIIPVSGSGSSNVSGGMPQTNLTLPASALPPGVLSNTQPGSVVMIPAHYMSQLQSNTTSNSTIQASNQIPPGTIIPHTTKPQPSRTIIDANGIRPRKPCNCTKSQCLKLYCDCFANGEFCNNCNCANCFNNLNHKEDRQKAIKTCLDRNPQAFRPKIGKGGSDNEIMSFGEENSSRKERF from the exons ATGCCTGCCTTGCCTGTGCAGACGGTGACCAAGGTGATCATCAGCAGTCAGGCTGGCGGGGACATGAGCAACATTGGGAACCAGCAGGTGCACCTCATCACCAGCCAGAGTGGTAATACTGCAGCCTCCCCTGCCAAGCTGACCTTGCAGCAGGCACAGCATGTGGGTTTCTTGCCATCCTCCAAGCCACAGGGCCAATCTCCAAACAAG ATTGTTGTGCAGCGGGTGAGTATGGGTGGAGTGTCCCCTGTGAAGAGTCCCAATAAGTTGGTCCCTGTGTCCTCCAAGTCACCCACCAAAATTGCCCCAGCCCCTCCTTCCACACAGCAG ATGAACTATATTCGACTAGTGAGTCCTGGagttggtg gaggaggaggaggaggcagcgccACACTCATACGCCCAACACCTCCCACCAACAAGCCCATTGCTCCTGCTGCCTCTCAGCCCATCAAAATTAAGGCTATGCCCATTGCTCCCAATCAGACC AGGAACAAGCAGCGCGTGATCATCCCAGTGTCCGGCTCAGGCTCGTCCAATGTGTCGGGTGGGATGCCTCAGACCAACCTGACCCTCCCAGCCTCTGCCCTGCCCCCAGGAGTCCTTTCCAACACCCAGCCAGGTTCAGTGGTTATGATCCCAGCTCACTACATGTCACAG CTTCAGTCAAACACTACAAGCAACAGCACAATTCAAGCATCAAACCAGATTCCTCCAGGAACCATCATCCCACACACCACAAAGCCACAGCCTTCTCGCACAATCATTGATGCAAATGGGATCAGACCAAGAAAACCTTGCAACTGTACAAAGAGCCAGTGTCTTAAATT aTACTGTGATTGCTTTGCAAATGGAGAATTTTGCAACAACTGTAATTGTGCAAACTGTTTCAACAATTTAAATCATAAGGAGGATAGACAGAAAGCAATCAAGACATGTTTGGATAGAAATCCCCAAGCTTTCCGGCCAAAGATTGGCAAAGGTGGAAGCGATAATGAAATAATGTCATTTGGGGAAGAAAAttcaagcagaaaagaaagattctAG
- the LOC135098168 gene encoding protein lin-54 homolog isoform X2 has protein sequence MPALPVQTVTKVIISSQAGGDMSNIGNQQVHLITSQSGNTAASPAKLTLQQAQHVGFLPSSKPQGQSPNKIVVQRVSMGGVSPVKSPNKLVPVSSKSPTKIAPAPPSTQQMNYIRLVSPGVGGGGGGGGGSATLIRPTPPTNKPIAPAASQPIKIKAMPIAPNQTRNKQRVIIPVSGSGSSNVSGGMPQTNLTLPASALPPGVLSNTQPGSVVMIPAHYMSQLQSNTTSNSTIQASNQIPPGTIIPHTTKPQPSRTIIDANGIRPRKPCNCTKSQCLKLYCDCFANGEFCNNCNCANCFNNLNHKEDRQKAIKTCLDRNPQAFRPKIGKGGSDNEIMSFGEENSSRKERF, from the exons ATGCCTGCCTTGCCTGTGCAGACGGTGACCAAGGTGATCATCAGCAGTCAGGCTGGCGGGGACATGAGCAACATTGGGAACCAGCAGGTGCACCTCATCACCAGCCAGAGTGGTAATACTGCAGCCTCCCCTGCCAAGCTGACCTTGCAGCAGGCACAGCATGTGGGTTTCTTGCCATCCTCCAAGCCACAGGGCCAATCTCCAAACAAG ATTGTTGTGCAGCGGGTGAGTATGGGTGGAGTGTCCCCTGTGAAGAGTCCCAATAAGTTGGTCCCTGTGTCCTCCAAGTCACCCACCAAAATTGCCCCAGCCCCTCCTTCCACACAGCAG ATGAACTATATTCGACTAGTGAGTCCTGGagttggtg gaggaggaggaggaggaggaggcagcgccACACTCATACGCCCAACACCTCCCACCAACAAGCCCATTGCTCCTGCTGCCTCTCAGCCCATCAAAATTAAGGCTATGCCCATTGCTCCCAATCAGACC AGGAACAAGCAGCGCGTGATCATCCCAGTGTCCGGCTCAGGCTCGTCCAATGTGTCGGGTGGGATGCCTCAGACCAACCTGACCCTCCCAGCCTCTGCCCTGCCCCCAGGAGTCCTTTCCAACACCCAGCCAGGTTCAGTGGTTATGATCCCAGCTCACTACATGTCACAG CTTCAGTCAAACACTACAAGCAACAGCACAATTCAAGCATCAAACCAGATTCCTCCAGGAACCATCATCCCACACACCACAAAGCCACAGCCTTCTCGCACAATCATTGATGCAAATGGGATCAGACCAAGAAAACCTTGCAACTGTACAAAGAGCCAGTGTCTTAAATT aTACTGTGATTGCTTTGCAAATGGAGAATTTTGCAACAACTGTAATTGTGCAAACTGTTTCAACAATTTAAATCATAAGGAGGATAGACAGAAAGCAATCAAGACATGTTTGGATAGAAATCCCCAAGCTTTCCGGCCAAAGATTGGCAAAGGTGGAAGCGATAATGAAATAATGTCATTTGGGGAAGAAAAttcaagcagaaaagaaagattctAG
- the LOC135098168 gene encoding protein lin-54 homolog isoform X9, translated as MPALPVQTVTKVIISSQAGGDMSNIGNQQVHLITSQSGNTAASPAKLTLQQAQHVGFLPSSKPQGQSPNKMNYIRLVSPGVGGGGGGGSATLIRPTPPTNKPIAPAASQPIKIKAMPIAPNQTRNKQRVIIPVSGSGSSNVSGGMPQTNLTLPASALPPGVLSNTQPGSVVMIPAHYMSQLQSNTTSNSTIQASNQIPPGTIIPHTTKPQPSRTIIDANGIRPRKPCNCTKSQCLKLYCDCFANGEFCNNCNCANCFNNLNHKEDRQKAIKTCLDRNPQAFRPKIGKGGSDNEIMSFGEENSSRKERF; from the exons ATGCCTGCCTTGCCTGTGCAGACGGTGACCAAGGTGATCATCAGCAGTCAGGCTGGCGGGGACATGAGCAACATTGGGAACCAGCAGGTGCACCTCATCACCAGCCAGAGTGGTAATACTGCAGCCTCCCCTGCCAAGCTGACCTTGCAGCAGGCACAGCATGTGGGTTTCTTGCCATCCTCCAAGCCACAGGGCCAATCTCCAAACAAG ATGAACTATATTCGACTAGTGAGTCCTGGagttggtg gaggaggaggaggaggcagcgccACACTCATACGCCCAACACCTCCCACCAACAAGCCCATTGCTCCTGCTGCCTCTCAGCCCATCAAAATTAAGGCTATGCCCATTGCTCCCAATCAGACC AGGAACAAGCAGCGCGTGATCATCCCAGTGTCCGGCTCAGGCTCGTCCAATGTGTCGGGTGGGATGCCTCAGACCAACCTGACCCTCCCAGCCTCTGCCCTGCCCCCAGGAGTCCTTTCCAACACCCAGCCAGGTTCAGTGGTTATGATCCCAGCTCACTACATGTCACAG CTTCAGTCAAACACTACAAGCAACAGCACAATTCAAGCATCAAACCAGATTCCTCCAGGAACCATCATCCCACACACCACAAAGCCACAGCCTTCTCGCACAATCATTGATGCAAATGGGATCAGACCAAGAAAACCTTGCAACTGTACAAAGAGCCAGTGTCTTAAATT aTACTGTGATTGCTTTGCAAATGGAGAATTTTGCAACAACTGTAATTGTGCAAACTGTTTCAACAATTTAAATCATAAGGAGGATAGACAGAAAGCAATCAAGACATGTTTGGATAGAAATCCCCAAGCTTTCCGGCCAAAGATTGGCAAAGGTGGAAGCGATAATGAAATAATGTCATTTGGGGAAGAAAAttcaagcagaaaagaaagattctAG
- the LOC135098168 gene encoding protein lin-54 homolog isoform X1 — MPALPVQTVTKVIISSQAGGDMSNIGNQQVHLITSQSGNTAASPAKLTLQQAQHVGFLPSSKPQGQSPNKIVVQRVSMGGVSPVKSPNKLVPVSSKSPTKIAPAPPSTQQMNYIRLVSPGVGGGGGGGGGGSATLIRPTPPTNKPIAPAASQPIKIKAMPIAPNQTRNKQRVIIPVSGSGSSNVSGGMPQTNLTLPASALPPGVLSNTQPGSVVMIPAHYMSQLQSNTTSNSTIQASNQIPPGTIIPHTTKPQPSRTIIDANGIRPRKPCNCTKSQCLKLYCDCFANGEFCNNCNCANCFNNLNHKEDRQKAIKTCLDRNPQAFRPKIGKGGSDNEIMSFGEENSSRKERF, encoded by the exons ATGCCTGCCTTGCCTGTGCAGACGGTGACCAAGGTGATCATCAGCAGTCAGGCTGGCGGGGACATGAGCAACATTGGGAACCAGCAGGTGCACCTCATCACCAGCCAGAGTGGTAATACTGCAGCCTCCCCTGCCAAGCTGACCTTGCAGCAGGCACAGCATGTGGGTTTCTTGCCATCCTCCAAGCCACAGGGCCAATCTCCAAACAAG ATTGTTGTGCAGCGGGTGAGTATGGGTGGAGTGTCCCCTGTGAAGAGTCCCAATAAGTTGGTCCCTGTGTCCTCCAAGTCACCCACCAAAATTGCCCCAGCCCCTCCTTCCACACAGCAG ATGAACTATATTCGACTAGTGAGTCCTGGagttggtg gaggaggaggaggaggaggaggaggcagcgccACACTCATACGCCCAACACCTCCCACCAACAAGCCCATTGCTCCTGCTGCCTCTCAGCCCATCAAAATTAAGGCTATGCCCATTGCTCCCAATCAGACC AGGAACAAGCAGCGCGTGATCATCCCAGTGTCCGGCTCAGGCTCGTCCAATGTGTCGGGTGGGATGCCTCAGACCAACCTGACCCTCCCAGCCTCTGCCCTGCCCCCAGGAGTCCTTTCCAACACCCAGCCAGGTTCAGTGGTTATGATCCCAGCTCACTACATGTCACAG CTTCAGTCAAACACTACAAGCAACAGCACAATTCAAGCATCAAACCAGATTCCTCCAGGAACCATCATCCCACACACCACAAAGCCACAGCCTTCTCGCACAATCATTGATGCAAATGGGATCAGACCAAGAAAACCTTGCAACTGTACAAAGAGCCAGTGTCTTAAATT aTACTGTGATTGCTTTGCAAATGGAGAATTTTGCAACAACTGTAATTGTGCAAACTGTTTCAACAATTTAAATCATAAGGAGGATAGACAGAAAGCAATCAAGACATGTTTGGATAGAAATCCCCAAGCTTTCCGGCCAAAGATTGGCAAAGGTGGAAGCGATAATGAAATAATGTCATTTGGGGAAGAAAAttcaagcagaaaagaaagattctAG
- the LOC135098168 gene encoding protein lin-54 homolog isoform X8: MPALPVQTVTKVIISSQAGGDMSNIGNQQVHLITSQSGNTAASPAKLTLQQAQHVGFLPSSKPQGQSPNKMNYIRLVSPGVGGGGGGGGGGSATLIRPTPPTNKPIAPAASQPIKIKAMPIAPNQTRNKQRVIIPVSGSGSSNVSGGMPQTNLTLPASALPPGVLSNTQPGSVVMIPAHYMSQLQSNTTSNSTIQASNQIPPGTIIPHTTKPQPSRTIIDANGIRPRKPCNCTKSQCLKLYCDCFANGEFCNNCNCANCFNNLNHKEDRQKAIKTCLDRNPQAFRPKIGKGGSDNEIMSFGEENSSRKERF, encoded by the exons ATGCCTGCCTTGCCTGTGCAGACGGTGACCAAGGTGATCATCAGCAGTCAGGCTGGCGGGGACATGAGCAACATTGGGAACCAGCAGGTGCACCTCATCACCAGCCAGAGTGGTAATACTGCAGCCTCCCCTGCCAAGCTGACCTTGCAGCAGGCACAGCATGTGGGTTTCTTGCCATCCTCCAAGCCACAGGGCCAATCTCCAAACAAG ATGAACTATATTCGACTAGTGAGTCCTGGagttggtg gaggaggaggaggaggaggaggaggcagcgccACACTCATACGCCCAACACCTCCCACCAACAAGCCCATTGCTCCTGCTGCCTCTCAGCCCATCAAAATTAAGGCTATGCCCATTGCTCCCAATCAGACC AGGAACAAGCAGCGCGTGATCATCCCAGTGTCCGGCTCAGGCTCGTCCAATGTGTCGGGTGGGATGCCTCAGACCAACCTGACCCTCCCAGCCTCTGCCCTGCCCCCAGGAGTCCTTTCCAACACCCAGCCAGGTTCAGTGGTTATGATCCCAGCTCACTACATGTCACAG CTTCAGTCAAACACTACAAGCAACAGCACAATTCAAGCATCAAACCAGATTCCTCCAGGAACCATCATCCCACACACCACAAAGCCACAGCCTTCTCGCACAATCATTGATGCAAATGGGATCAGACCAAGAAAACCTTGCAACTGTACAAAGAGCCAGTGTCTTAAATT aTACTGTGATTGCTTTGCAAATGGAGAATTTTGCAACAACTGTAATTGTGCAAACTGTTTCAACAATTTAAATCATAAGGAGGATAGACAGAAAGCAATCAAGACATGTTTGGATAGAAATCCCCAAGCTTTCCGGCCAAAGATTGGCAAAGGTGGAAGCGATAATGAAATAATGTCATTTGGGGAAGAAAAttcaagcagaaaagaaagattctAG
- the LOC135098168 gene encoding protein lin-54 homolog isoform X3, with protein sequence MPALPVQTVTKVIISSQAGGDMSNIGNQQVHLITSQSGNTAASPAKLTLQQAQHVGFLPSSKPQGQSPNKIVVQRVSMGGVSPVKSPNKLVPVSSKSPTKIAPAPPSTQQMNYIRLVSPGVGGGGGGGGSATLIRPTPPTNKPIAPAASQPIKIKAMPIAPNQTRNKQRVIIPVSGSGSSNVSGGMPQTNLTLPASALPPGVLSNTQPGSVVMIPAHYMSQLQSNTTSNSTIQASNQIPPGTIIPHTTKPQPSRTIIDANGIRPRKPCNCTKSQCLKLYCDCFANGEFCNNCNCANCFNNLNHKEDRQKAIKTCLDRNPQAFRPKIGKGGSDNEIMSFGEENSSRKERF encoded by the exons ATGCCTGCCTTGCCTGTGCAGACGGTGACCAAGGTGATCATCAGCAGTCAGGCTGGCGGGGACATGAGCAACATTGGGAACCAGCAGGTGCACCTCATCACCAGCCAGAGTGGTAATACTGCAGCCTCCCCTGCCAAGCTGACCTTGCAGCAGGCACAGCATGTGGGTTTCTTGCCATCCTCCAAGCCACAGGGCCAATCTCCAAACAAG ATTGTTGTGCAGCGGGTGAGTATGGGTGGAGTGTCCCCTGTGAAGAGTCCCAATAAGTTGGTCCCTGTGTCCTCCAAGTCACCCACCAAAATTGCCCCAGCCCCTCCTTCCACACAGCAG ATGAACTATATTCGACTAGTGAGTCCTGGagttggtg gaggaggaggaggaggaggcagcgccACACTCATACGCCCAACACCTCCCACCAACAAGCCCATTGCTCCTGCTGCCTCTCAGCCCATCAAAATTAAGGCTATGCCCATTGCTCCCAATCAGACC AGGAACAAGCAGCGCGTGATCATCCCAGTGTCCGGCTCAGGCTCGTCCAATGTGTCGGGTGGGATGCCTCAGACCAACCTGACCCTCCCAGCCTCTGCCCTGCCCCCAGGAGTCCTTTCCAACACCCAGCCAGGTTCAGTGGTTATGATCCCAGCTCACTACATGTCACAG CTTCAGTCAAACACTACAAGCAACAGCACAATTCAAGCATCAAACCAGATTCCTCCAGGAACCATCATCCCACACACCACAAAGCCACAGCCTTCTCGCACAATCATTGATGCAAATGGGATCAGACCAAGAAAACCTTGCAACTGTACAAAGAGCCAGTGTCTTAAATT aTACTGTGATTGCTTTGCAAATGGAGAATTTTGCAACAACTGTAATTGTGCAAACTGTTTCAACAATTTAAATCATAAGGAGGATAGACAGAAAGCAATCAAGACATGTTTGGATAGAAATCCCCAAGCTTTCCGGCCAAAGATTGGCAAAGGTGGAAGCGATAATGAAATAATGTCATTTGGGGAAGAAAAttcaagcagaaaagaaagattctAG